GCCAGCATAAAACCCGCACCCAGTGCGACGAAGTAGCGCAGAGCCCGCGCCGAAGGCGACTGCCGCACCAGCAAAAATCCACCCAGAAAATCAGCCAGTCCCGCCACCAGCCCCAGCGTCAGGCTCAACCACAGCGCCGACACCGCTAGCTCCTCCGGCCGATGTTAAGCCTATCGCCATCCATCACGGAAAATAAAATCGCCGCATCCACTCGCAGCAAACCAATCACGCAGATCTTCATGTTCTTAAGATTCTACCGTCTCCTATTGCGACTCACGAGACAGCACAAACACCACCCCCAACCCACAAAAAAAGACGAACCCCTCCAGCCGCTCCGACAAAACATGCAGCCGCTCAAAGTCCACTCGCCCCGCGTTCCCCACCGGAGCCGTCTCTACCGCTCCACCCGCCAGCGCCCGGTCCACCTCCATCGCCGGCAGTATCTTGAACTGCGAATAAAACGTCCCCGCCATCATCAGCCCGGCAAGTATCATCTCAATCGCAAACTCAGTCCTTGCCGCCACCCCCGCCCGCAGCCACAACAGCCCCGTCGCAACATAAAACACCGCACCCCCCACCAACCCGATCCAGTGCAGCACCCGCAGCGTTCCGCCCACCACCATTCCCGCTTCGTGCGCGCTCGGCAGACTATGAAAGGCCACAGGCGCCACCACAAAGGCAAAAAAACCAAGCCCACCAACCCACGCCACCATCGCAAACAACCGCAGAGCCCGAAGCAAAGTCTGCATCCTAGATTTGGTCCCCTCGAATCACTAGATGTGGTCCCTTCCAATCAACCGTTGAATCCGTTCCTTCATCGGAGGATGCGTCGAAAAAAGACTCCCAATCCCGCCACTCCCCAGCAGAGGCGCAACAATAAACAGATGCGCGTTCGAAGGCGAAGCCTGCATCGGAATCCTCTTCGAATAATCCTCCAGCTTCTGCAGCGCCCGCGCCAGGGCATACGGATTCCCCGTCGCCGCCGCCCCCGTAGCATCCGCCTCAAACTCCCGCGTCCGCGAGATCCAGAGCTGAATCAGCGAAGCCGCAATCGGCGCCACAATAATCATCAGCAGACCCTGCAGCCCGCCGCCGCGTCTGTCGCCTCCACGACCCCCGCCCCCGCCAAACAACGAAGCGTAGTAGCCCATCCGCGCCACCATCGTAATCGCCCCCGCCAGCGTCGCAGCAATCGAGCTCGTCAAAATATCCCGATTCCGCACATGCCCCAGCTCATGCGCCAGCACCCCCTCCAGCTCCTCATCATCCAGCAATTGCAGAATCCCATGCGTCACCGCCACCGAAGCATGTTGCGGATTCCTCCCGGTAGCAAACGCATTCGGCGACTCCGTCGGCAGCACATAGATCTTCGGCATCGGCAGCCCCTGCTTCGCCGTCAGCCTCTCCACCGCCGCATACGCTCTCGGCAACTGCTCCCGCGTCACCGGCTGCGCGTTGTACATCCGCAGCGCAATCCGGTCCGAGAAAAAGTACGTCCCGAAGTTGAACGCAACCGAAAGGACGAACGCGAGCACCATGCCGTTTCGCCCACCAAAGCGATCTCCAATGAAAAGCAAAAACAGCGTCAGCAAAACCAGCAACAACGTCGACTTGAACGTATTCATCGCAAGCACCTCAGACTACGGGTCCCGCCACATTAGACGTCTCTGCGCTCCGTTCGCCGCGAGTCAGCGCCCGTCGCAGCACCACCTCCAGCGCGGCCTTCTGCTCAACATACTCGCTCTCGGTTAACTTTCCCTGCAATCTATCGGTCTCCAGCGAGAACAACTCTTCCTTCATCGCCACAAGCAGGGAACCAGGCGCCGCCGCCAGCGAACCAGACCCACCCACACCCGCAACACCAGCCGGACTCACAGCAGCAGGCCCATTCTTCAACATCACCCCCGCACCCACCGCCAGCACCAGCCCAAGCCCACCCAGAATCCACCACTTGTACTTAGCCCACGGATCATTCGTCCCCTCAGGGTCCAGCGGAGTGCCCAGCCCGCCACCAGGCCGCGTATCACTCGCCGCTGTACTCGTCGCCCCGCCCGCACCAGCCGGCGCCGAAGCATCCCCCGCCGCTCCACCCTCACCAGCCGTCGCCGCAGCCCCGGTATCCCGCGGCATCTGCCCCGTCCCCGAGATCGTAAAGTCCAGTGTCTGCGAAGGAGCCACACCCCGTGCCACATAAGTCTGCGCCGTCGTCTCCTCCGTCACCGCCGTATACGGTGCAGAAGGTCCCGGCTTGAACGTCATGCTCTTCGGCATCATCACCGCAATCGTGTCCGTCGGCATCATCACCCGCGGCGAAAACTTCAGGCTCCCGCCATACGGCAGCTTGTACGTAATCTGAAACCGCGTCTCACCCGGACGAATCGGAAAGATGAACGCATAGTGATTCGGCTCCCCCAGCGGCACCGGTGAAGCCTGCACCGGCATTCCACCCGGCGACAGCGCCGCCGAACCCTCCACCACCGCACCCTCCGGCAGATAAAACTCAAACGGCCTGTCGCTGAACTGCGTCAACGGAGGACTCGACTCATTCTTTACAAAAAAATTCTCAACCACATGCAGCGACTTCCCGCTCTCATCGGTCTGCAGCCGCATCACATCGGCCTCGCTGCTAACACCCTTCACCTTCGCCGCAGCGTTATAAACATCCACCTCGACCGACTGCGTCCCCGGAGGCGCCGGCCGAAAGTAGTTCGCCTTATCATGCGTCACCCGCACCAGATGAATCGCCTGGCTCTCGTTCGCCGGCACCTCCAGCGTAAAGCGTCCCTTCGCGTCCGTCTTGGTCCGCGTCGCCTCCTGCATGCCCTGCTGCAGACGAATCAACACCACGTCATCACCAGCCGCAGGCTTGTTCGTCGTCTTATTTGTAACCGTGCCGGTGATCGAATCAGCAAACGCCAAACTGGAAAACGCCGCCACCAAAGCAGCAGCCACAACAACACGCCGAAGAAAAGAAGGGAAGTATCTCACCCTTCAAGTTTACGTCAAACCCGCAGCAACCAACGGTCTCAAGCCCGACTCCGCCGCCCAAAATCCCCACGAGCCTCAAGCGCATCCATCTCCGCAATCACCCGCGCCGCCTCATCTTCAAGCCCCGCCCGCTGCTCCGCATAGTCCTGCTCCGGATACTTCCCAGCCAGATACTCGAAGTTCAGATCCCGCAGATTCTCATAGATCACATCCTTCCGCTCCCGCAGATAGTCCACCCGTGTCTTATCCGCCTGAACAAAGGGATTCCGCTCCGGCCAGAAGATGAACCCAAACAGAGCCAGCGTCAGCACCACACCCGCAATCATGCCCATCTCAGTACTCCGTCTCCCGCCGAATCCGCTCGCGCACAGCATCGCCACCCAACACAGGCCCAGCCGCACTCACAGCCCGACGCTGCGCCGACCGCGCCGACCACATCTTCACCAGAAATCCCGTTCCAATCGTCGCCAGCAGAAACACAGCCATCGGCGCGATCCACGCGACGTTATCGAACCCCCCACGAATCGGCGCCGCCAGCACCGTCGCCCCATACTTCGTCTCGAACCAGTTGAAGATCGAAGTATCGGTTCCCCCCGCATCGATCCCCGAGTGCAGCTCCGAGATCATCACGGGCGAGACAGGGCACCCAACGTGGTTGCACTCCAGCAATACCTGCCCGCACCCGCAGGTGCAGATCATCTCATGGCCCATCTTCTCGAAGCGCGAATCAGGCGTAGCCCCCAGCATCACCACGGCCAGCAGACAAACCATCCCAGCACCAACAAAGCGTCGAAAGCGACCAACGGGAGCCGCACTCGAAGGAGTAAACAAGCCAAGAAGTGGCCGCACTCCGCGCAGGAGGCTCGTCCGGCAGGACATTCTTGCAGCAAACTCAAACATGATGAACCTCAGCCTCAACCACCGGCGCCTCCGCGGTCACGCGCGCAGCCGTCCGAGCAAGGTTCGGCACCAGCGCCAGGAATGTCCCCCCCACCACAATCAAAACCCCAATCCAGATCCAGTTCATCAGCGGATTCAGAAACACCTTGATGATCGGCCGATCCGTATCCGGATTCTTCCCCTCATAGATCACATACAGATCACTCGCCAGCGTAGAGTGCAGCGCCACCATCGTCGACGAAGTCTGACTCGCAATGTAGAACCGCTTCTCCGGAGCCAGCTGCGTAATCTTCTTGCTCCCGCGAAACACATCCATCAACGCATACTCCGTGTCGTAGTTCCTGTTGCTGTCCTGCGTATAGCTCTTGCACACCAGCCGATACGGCCCCAGCTTCAACGTATCGCCAAAGCCCATCTCCTGCTCATGCGACTGGTTGAACGCCCCACCAGCAATCCCGATAAACATTACCACGATGCCGAAGTGCACCACATATCCGCCATAGCGCCGCGTATTCCGCCGCACCAGCAGCACAGTAGAAGCCACCAGATTCTTACCCGTCTGCGTCGCCACCACGTTGGCCCCACGCAGAAACTCCGCCCCAATCGCCGTAATCACACCAGCCGCCAGCGTAAAGGTCACCAGAGAAAACAGCGTAGCCTGCCAATCATCCCCAGCCTGCCAAGGCCTCACACCCACACCCAGCAACACCACCAACGCCAAACCCATAGCAATCGAAGGCAAAATAAAATTCCGTCGAATCGACCGCAGCGAAGTCGACCGCCACGCCAGCAGCGGCCCAATCCCCGTCAGAAACAGGAGAAACAATCCGATCGGCAGATTCACGCGGTTATAAAATGGGGCACCCATCGTAACCTTTGTGCCCTGCACATACTCGCTCAGCACAGGAAACAGCGTCCCCCAAAGCACCGTAAAACAAGCCGCCAGCAGAATCAGATTGTTGAACAGAAAACTAGACTCGCGGCTCACCAGCGACTCCAGCCTGTTCTCCGACTTCAAATGATCCCGCTGCTTGAAGAACGTAAACAAACACACCGCAAACACAATCAAAATAAATCCGTAAAACCAATCCCCAATCGAACTCTGCGCAAACGCATGCACCGAGCTCACAATCCCCGACCGCGTCAGCAGCGTCCCCAGAATCGTCAGCATGAACGTCGAGAAGATCAGCCACACATTCCAGCTCTTCATCATCCCGCGTTTCTCCTGCATCATTACCGAGTGCAGAAACGCCGTCCCCGTCAGCCACGGCATCAGGCTTGCATTCTCCACCGGATCCCAACCCCAGTAGCCACCCCACCCCAGCACGCTATAAGCCCAGTGCGCACCCAGAAAGATCCCGCACGTCAAAAACAGCCACGTCACCATCGTCCAGCGCCGCGTAATGTGAATCCACTTCTCTCCCGGATACCGCATCATCAGCGCACCCAGCGCAAACGCAAACGGAACAGAAAATCCGACGTAGCCGAGATACAACATCGGAGGATGAATCACCATCTCCGGATACTGCAGCAGCGGATTCAACCCAAACCCATCAGTCGCCACCGGCCCAGGCTGAATCGCAAACGGAGGCGCCGCAAAGTTCAGCAGCAGCAGAAAGAACACCTGAATCCCAGCCAGAATCGTCGAAGCAAACGCCGACAGCCGGACATCCACCTTATGCCGCATCCGCAGCACAAACCCGTACGCCGACAGCAGCCACGCCCAAAGCAGCAGCGAGCCCTCCTGCCCCGACCACAGCGCAGAGAACTTATAAGCCGTATTCAGATCGCGGTTGGTATGGTGCAGAATGTACGAGACCGAATAGTCGTTAGTAAACGAAGCCCATACCAGCGCAAACGCCGCGCAGCTCAGTGCCACAAAGCTCGAGATCCCCGCCCGCCGTGCCGTCTCCCCCAGCCGCCCCGCCCCGCCATCGACGCCCGCCGCCATCCCGCGCGTACGCCACAACGCCACCCCACCCATCACCAGCGTATAGGCGCTCAATGCCAGAGCCAGCAACAACGTAAAACTTCCAAACTCCGGCATAGAATGCAGTCGCATGAATTCCTCTGCCTTATTCTCTCAAGCGCAGAGCGTATCAGCAATCAACCAATGGATGGACGCATCGTTTACCGGACAGCTTTACTGCGGCATCACACCAGAGTCGCGTCTTCCATCCCGAACCAGCCCATGAACCGTCGCCAGCAGATGATCCGGCAGCAGCGGTTTCATCCGGAACGTCACGTTCAGCTCCTCGTACTCCTCTTCCGCCTCCTGCAGCCCGCTGATCACCAGCACCGGCACCGCAGGATTCGTCTTGCGCAATGCCCGAACAAAGTCCGCGCCCGTCATTCCCGGCATCAGGTGGTCGGTAATCACCAACCCGATCTCCGCCGGAAACTCGCCCCTCTGAATCTGTTCCAGCGCCCGCGACGGATTCAGCGCCGCAATCACAAAGTACCCGGCCCGCTTCAAGATCGTCTGCCGCGTTGCCGCCTGGACTGCATTGTCATCGATAAGGAGAAGGGTGGCCGGCATTCGAGAGATGGTCTGTTCCAAGGGAGAGTTCACCAGTAAATTCAAATCAGAGCCTCTTTCAGGAAATCTTTGCTGTCGTACAACCGGAGGTGATCCGACCAATTTCACTATCACTGGGATGCACCCTCTCGATCAAACGTTGGCACAAGATGCCCATCTTTTGGCAAAAAATATCGCATCGTGAGACATTTTGTCCTTGCATCAGGTCATAATCTCCCAAACCCGCCTCCAATACCTACAAAATTTGGAAGACAGTACCAAAACAATTTACAGTTGGCCCCAGGACTATCTAACTTCCCGTTCCGAAAAACTGCGTCGGACCGCAACAGGATCGAAGCAGAACGGCAGCAGAACAACAAGGGTTACCGTGAATCTTTCCATCATCGACTGGCTCATCATGCTGGTCTACTTCGTCTTCGTTCTGGGCATCGGCTTCGCCCTCAAGCGCTACATGCGCACCTCAAATGACTTCTTCCTCGCTGGCCGCTCCATCCCGGCCTGGGTCTGCGGACTCGCTTTCATCTCCGCGAATCTGGGTGCCCAGGAGGTCATCGGCATGGGTGCCTCCGGAGCCAAGTACGGCATCATCACCAGCCACTTCTACTGGATCGGCGCCATCCCAGCGATGATCTTCGTCGGCATCTTCATGATGCCCTTCTACTACGGGTCTAAAGCCCGCTCCGTACCCGAATACCTCCGCATGCGCTTCGACGAGAAGACCCGCGCCGTCAACGCCTTCTCCTTCGCCATCATGACCGTGCTCAGCTCCGGAATCTCCATGTACGCCATGGCGCTTTTGATCCAGACCCTCGGCCTCCTCCACGGCGTCATCCCCGACGCCTACGTCTTTCACGTCTCAGTCTTCCTATCGGCAATTATTGTGCTGGGCTATATCTTTCTCGGCGGCCTCACCAGCGCCATCTACAACGAGGTCCTCCAGTTCTTCCTCATCGTCGCCGGCTTCGCCCCCCTGGTCTGGATCGGCCTCCGCAATGTAGGCGGATGGCAGGGAATCAAGCACACCCTCCCCGCCACCATGACCCACTCCTGGCGCGGCATGGCCCACGCCTCCACCAACACCCTCGGCGTCGAGTGGGTCGGTCTCGCCATG
The Edaphobacter lichenicola genome window above contains:
- a CDS encoding DUF4149 domain-containing protein — encoded protein: MQTLLRALRLFAMVAWVGGLGFFAFVVAPVAFHSLPSAHEAGMVVGGTLRVLHWIGLVGGAVFYVATGLLWLRAGVAARTEFAIEMILAGLMMAGTFYSQFKILPAMEVDRALAGGAVETAPVGNAGRVDFERLHVLSERLEGFVFFCGLGVVFVLSRESQ
- a CDS encoding zinc metalloprotease HtpX, encoding MNTFKSTLLLVLLTLFLLFIGDRFGGRNGMVLAFVLSVAFNFGTYFFSDRIALRMYNAQPVTREQLPRAYAAVERLTAKQGLPMPKIYVLPTESPNAFATGRNPQHASVAVTHGILQLLDDEELEGVLAHELGHVRNRDILTSSIAATLAGAITMVARMGYYASLFGGGGGRGGDRRGGGLQGLLMIIVAPIAASLIQLWISRTREFEADATGAAATGNPYALARALQKLEDYSKRIPMQASPSNAHLFIVAPLLGSGGIGSLFSTHPPMKERIQRLIGRDHI
- a CDS encoding peptidase associated/transthyretin-like domain-containing protein, with amino-acid sequence MAAALVAAFSSLAFADSITGTVTNKTTNKPAAGDDVVLIRLQQGMQEATRTKTDAKGRFTLEVPANESQAIHLVRVTHDKANYFRPAPPGTQSVEVDVYNAAAKVKGVSSEADVMRLQTDESGKSLHVVENFFVKNESSPPLTQFSDRPFEFYLPEGAVVEGSAALSPGGMPVQASPVPLGEPNHYAFIFPIRPGETRFQITYKLPYGGSLKFSPRVMMPTDTIAVMMPKSMTFKPGPSAPYTAVTEETTAQTYVARGVAPSQTLDFTISGTGQMPRDTGAAATAGEGGAAGDASAPAGAGGATSTAASDTRPGGGLGTPLDPEGTNDPWAKYKWWILGGLGLVLAVGAGVMLKNGPAAVSPAGVAGVGGSGSLAAAPGSLLVAMKEELFSLETDRLQGKLTESEYVEQKAALEVVLRRALTRGERSAETSNVAGPVV
- a CDS encoding cytochrome c-type biogenesis protein CcmH, with amino-acid sequence MFEFAARMSCRTSLLRGVRPLLGLFTPSSAAPVGRFRRFVGAGMVCLLAVVMLGATPDSRFEKMGHEMICTCGCGQVLLECNHVGCPVSPVMISELHSGIDAGGTDTSIFNWFETKYGATVLAAPIRGGFDNVAWIAPMAVFLLATIGTGFLVKMWSARSAQRRAVSAAGPVLGGDAVRERIRRETEY
- a CDS encoding heme lyase CcmF/NrfE family subunit — protein: MRLHSMPEFGSFTLLLALALSAYTLVMGGVALWRTRGMAAGVDGGAGRLGETARRAGISSFVALSCAAFALVWASFTNDYSVSYILHHTNRDLNTAYKFSALWSGQEGSLLLWAWLLSAYGFVLRMRHKVDVRLSAFASTILAGIQVFFLLLLNFAAPPFAIQPGPVATDGFGLNPLLQYPEMVIHPPMLYLGYVGFSVPFAFALGALMMRYPGEKWIHITRRWTMVTWLFLTCGIFLGAHWAYSVLGWGGYWGWDPVENASLMPWLTGTAFLHSVMMQEKRGMMKSWNVWLIFSTFMLTILGTLLTRSGIVSSVHAFAQSSIGDWFYGFILIVFAVCLFTFFKQRDHLKSENRLESLVSRESSFLFNNLILLAACFTVLWGTLFPVLSEYVQGTKVTMGAPFYNRVNLPIGLFLLFLTGIGPLLAWRSTSLRSIRRNFILPSIAMGLALVVLLGVGVRPWQAGDDWQATLFSLVTFTLAAGVITAIGAEFLRGANVVATQTGKNLVASTVLLVRRNTRRYGGYVVHFGIVVMFIGIAGGAFNQSHEQEMGFGDTLKLGPYRLVCKSYTQDSNRNYDTEYALMDVFRGSKKITQLAPEKRFYIASQTSSTMVALHSTLASDLYVIYEGKNPDTDRPIIKVFLNPLMNWIWIGVLIVVGGTFLALVPNLARTAARVTAEAPVVEAEVHHV
- a CDS encoding response regulator, which translates into the protein MNLLVNSPLEQTISRMPATLLLIDDNAVQAATRQTILKRAGYFVIAALNPSRALEQIQRGEFPAEIGLVITDHLMPGMTGADFVRALRKTNPAVPVLVISGLQEAEEEYEELNVTFRMKPLLPDHLLATVHGLVRDGRRDSGVMPQ